One window of the Spirochaetia bacterium 38H-sp genome contains the following:
- a CDS encoding ABC transporter permease: MEHAAALSDVPVEATSLTKDAWKRLKKHKMAMAGLIIVLVYVVVSVLAFLNLLPIHSYDFQVPVHQNLPPSLRPAGEVWYETEEAYLYKAAKADGRTELNSEEKAKLEEIKRRIETEVIEYKGKNINPHKRVYILGTDYLGRDMLARIIYGGQVSIAIGLVGTLVSVFIGIIVGAIAGYAGGKIDYILMRVVDVMYGLPYMLIVIILMALFGNNLINLFIALALVSWLTVARVVRGQIISLKNSEFIEAARSMGASPVRIIARHLVPNTLGVIIVFSSLRIPSFIMMEAFLSFLGLGISAPLASWGSLIRDGVEGMTLYPWRLIFPALAMTLFLFAMNFLGDGLRDAFDPHSKNSL, encoded by the coding sequence ATGGAGCATGCTGCAGCGCTTTCCGATGTACCTGTAGAAGCTACCAGCCTTACAAAGGATGCTTGGAAAAGGTTAAAAAAGCATAAGATGGCAATGGCGGGGCTTATTATAGTACTTGTCTATGTTGTTGTTTCTGTTCTTGCTTTTCTCAATCTTTTGCCTATTCATAGTTATGATTTTCAGGTTCCTGTACATCAAAATCTTCCTCCTTCTTTAAGGCCTGCTGGAGAGGTCTGGTATGAGACAGAAGAAGCTTATCTGTACAAAGCTGCAAAGGCTGATGGCAGAACAGAGCTTAATTCTGAAGAAAAAGCCAAGCTGGAGGAAATAAAGAGAAGAATAGAAACAGAGGTAATAGAATACAAAGGCAAGAATATAAACCCCCATAAGCGAGTTTATATTCTTGGTACAGATTATCTTGGCAGGGATATGCTTGCCAGAATAATATATGGCGGTCAGGTTTCCATTGCAATAGGTCTTGTGGGAACTCTTGTGAGTGTTTTTATTGGCATAATAGTGGGTGCCATAGCTGGATATGCGGGTGGCAAGATTGATTATATCCTTATGAGAGTAGTAGATGTAATGTATGGATTGCCTTATATGCTGATTGTAATAATTCTTATGGCACTTTTTGGCAATAATCTTATCAACCTGTTTATAGCCCTTGCGCTTGTAAGCTGGCTCACCGTTGCCAGAGTTGTAAGAGGCCAGATAATTTCTCTAAAAAACTCTGAGTTTATAGAGGCTGCACGCTCTATGGGGGCAAGCCCCGTAAGGATTATAGCAAGACACCTTGTACCCAATACTCTGGGAGTTATAATAGTTTTTTCCAGTCTGAGAATCCCTTCATTTATAATGATGGAAGCCTTTCTTTCTTTCCTTGGACTTGGAATTTCTGCACCTCTTGCATCATGGGGTTCTTTGATAAGAGATGGTGTGGAGGGTATGACCCTCTATCCGTGGAGACTTATTTTCCCTGCTTTAGCTATGACACTATTCCTTTTTGCAATGAACTTCCTAGGAGACGGACTGAGGGATGCCTTTGATCCGCATAGTAAGAATTCGCTTTAG
- a CDS encoding HAD-IA family hydrolase — translation MKIKHILLDLDDTIYHSTPMLSCDVDKKMSLYVARLFNTNPFIAKKLRKHFAPRYGSTLSWLARAAGQPGKVLDEFLDYVHPKDVKQYIEKECGLNELIEKISIPVSIFTNAPLEHAERVLDSLKIDKNIFSHIFDIRFCNYIGKPDKEAYMRVANHLNLNVREILFVDDRPENVKAMQEAGGIAILRSEEKEDGIISISSLKEIPTILEKLADADIIAV, via the coding sequence ATGAAAATAAAACACATATTGCTGGACCTTGATGATACCATATATCACTCCACTCCGATGCTCTCCTGCGATGTGGACAAAAAGATGAGTCTGTATGTAGCAAGACTTTTTAACACAAACCCATTCATTGCAAAAAAGCTTAGAAAGCACTTTGCTCCCAGATACGGTTCTACGCTTAGCTGGCTTGCAAGAGCAGCAGGACAGCCTGGAAAAGTTTTGGATGAGTTTCTGGACTATGTGCATCCAAAAGACGTGAAACAATATATAGAAAAAGAATGTGGATTAAATGAGCTTATAGAAAAAATAAGCATTCCAGTATCCATATTTACCAATGCCCCTCTCGAACATGCAGAAAGAGTTCTGGATTCGCTTAAAATAGATAAAAATATATTTTCACATATATTCGATATAAGATTCTGTAACTACATAGGCAAACCTGATAAAGAAGCATATATGAGAGTGGCAAACCATCTTAACTTGAATGTAAGAGAAATACTTTTTGTAGATGACAGGCCAGAAAATGTAAAAGCAATGCAAGAAGCAGGGGGCATTGCTATTTTGAGAAGTGAAGAGAAAGAGGACGGAATTATCTCAATATCCAGTCTCAAAGAAATACCTACTATATTGGAGAAGCTTGCAGATGCAGATATCATTGCAGTATAA
- the proS gene encoding proline--tRNA ligase gives MRYSRLFPHTTRNVPREVEGSAYELLLKGGYVRSLGHGLYSLLPMGMRVFNRLKGMIAREMLELGGQEVLTPIINPMEIWKKSGRDVLAGEDIASFKDKLGREMVISPTHEEAMVELIRQSLQSLRNLPVFLYQFQTKYREEEKARTGLIRTREFIMKDAYSFHRSYYDLNNFFPRVFHAYEKIFKSCNLPLLVAEAGVGYMGGEKSYEFLVPSDRGDNIVIRCSSCGYTANQDIAIGVKPTVTEIPRDMETVETPGISSMESLSAFLSLPLHRLAKTMAYKTTKGIVFAVVRGDYDVSREKLSIVLSEPVTGKASEKELKELGLSPGYLSPLNRMEQITIVVDDIVADSSNLVIGSGQEGLHCINANFGRDFEADFVADISRITEGHRCYYCGGDLVEERAIEIGHIFKLGEFYTKSMGLSLPDERNRSVYPHMGAYGIGMGRLMSVIVANNRDAHGIKWPASVAPFYIFLMSIGNSLYIKDKVESLEKELGNCCLLDDRHMSPGKKFRDADLLGIPYRILLTRELLDKGKVEVKERETGKTWKISYGRVKDFVEHLEKKHGVF, from the coding sequence ATGCGTTATAGTAGGCTTTTTCCCCATACTACAAGAAATGTTCCCAGAGAGGTCGAGGGTTCGGCTTATGAGCTTTTGCTCAAGGGTGGGTATGTCCGCAGTTTGGGGCATGGCCTGTACAGTTTGCTTCCTATGGGTATGAGGGTTTTTAATAGGCTCAAGGGTATGATAGCAAGAGAGATGCTTGAGCTTGGTGGTCAGGAGGTTCTGACGCCTATCATAAATCCCATGGAAATATGGAAGAAATCCGGAAGAGATGTGCTTGCAGGTGAGGATATAGCGAGTTTTAAGGATAAGCTTGGAAGAGAGATGGTGATCTCTCCTACTCACGAAGAGGCAATGGTGGAGCTCATAAGGCAGAGTCTGCAGTCTTTGAGAAACCTTCCTGTGTTTTTATATCAGTTTCAGACTAAATATAGAGAGGAAGAAAAGGCAAGGACAGGTCTTATAAGAACACGAGAGTTTATAATGAAGGATGCGTATTCCTTCCATAGAAGTTATTACGATCTCAACAATTTTTTCCCTCGGGTTTTTCATGCTTATGAAAAGATTTTTAAGTCGTGTAATCTTCCTCTGCTTGTGGCGGAAGCAGGGGTGGGGTATATGGGGGGAGAGAAGTCCTATGAGTTTCTTGTTCCGTCGGATAGAGGTGATAATATTGTCATAAGGTGTTCTTCCTGCGGATATACTGCCAATCAGGATATCGCTATAGGTGTAAAGCCTACTGTTACGGAGATTCCCAGAGATATGGAGACTGTGGAGACTCCAGGGATAAGCAGTATGGAGTCTTTGTCTGCTTTTCTCAGTCTGCCTCTCCATAGACTTGCAAAGACAATGGCTTATAAGACCACAAAAGGGATTGTCTTTGCTGTTGTGCGGGGAGATTATGATGTCAGCCGTGAGAAGTTGAGCATTGTGTTATCTGAGCCTGTTACGGGAAAGGCCAGCGAGAAGGAACTCAAGGAATTAGGGCTTTCTCCGGGCTATCTTTCTCCTCTCAACAGGATGGAGCAAATAACTATTGTTGTTGATGATATTGTGGCAGATAGCTCCAATCTTGTTATTGGTTCTGGTCAGGAGGGGCTGCATTGCATCAATGCAAACTTTGGCAGGGATTTTGAGGCTGATTTTGTTGCGGATATTTCCAGGATAACAGAAGGACATAGATGTTATTATTGCGGCGGAGACCTTGTAGAAGAAAGGGCTATAGAGATAGGGCATATTTTTAAACTGGGCGAGTTTTATACAAAGTCCATGGGATTATCTCTTCCTGATGAGAGAAACAGGTCTGTTTATCCCCATATGGGGGCATATGGTATAGGCATGGGAAGGCTGATGTCTGTGATAGTTGCCAATAACAGGGATGCTCACGGGATAAAATGGCCTGCTTCCGTGGCTCCTTTTTATATTTTTTTGATGTCAATTGGTAACTCTCTATATATTAAAGATAAGGTTGAGTCTCTTGAGAAGGAGCTTGGCAATTGTTGTCTTCTGGATGATAGGCATATGTCCCCTGGAAAAAAGTTTAGGGATGCTGATTTGCTTGGTATTCCTTACAGGATATTGCTTACAAGAGAGCTTCTTGATAAGGGGAAGGTCGAGGTCAAAGAGAGGGAAACTGGGAAAACGTGGAAGATTTCCTATGGTAGAGTCAAGGATTTTGTGGAACATCTGGAGAAAAAACATGGAGTTTTTTGA
- a CDS encoding oligopeptide/dipeptide ABC transporter ATP-binding protein — protein sequence MDKKALLSVEKLKVHFPIKTGSLFSKTEGYIRAVDGVSFDLKPGETLGLVGESGCGKSTTARAINRLYTPTDGKIIFDNKDISKISQKELLPVRKEMQMIFQDPYASLNPRMVVRDIIAEPLEIFVERGLMKLSSVEIDETVEQLMERVGLSSSYKNRYPHEFSGGQRQRIGIARALAIHPKLILADEPVSALDVSIQSQILNLLKDLQEEFGLSYIFIAHDLAVIEFISDRIVVMYLGRVMEISPSSELYKKPLHPYTKALLSAIPIPDPKVEKKRERIILSGDVPSPDQERHGCYFYDRCQHRMEKCKHSIPALDGEGEHKVACFLYSDKEEN from the coding sequence ATGGATAAGAAAGCACTCCTTAGCGTAGAAAAGTTAAAAGTCCATTTTCCTATAAAAACAGGAAGTCTTTTTTCAAAGACAGAAGGATATATAAGAGCTGTTGACGGTGTAAGTTTTGACCTTAAACCGGGGGAGACACTCGGCCTTGTAGGAGAATCAGGTTGTGGCAAATCGACTACGGCCAGAGCTATCAACAGATTGTACACCCCCACGGATGGGAAAATAATATTTGACAATAAAGATATCAGCAAAATTTCTCAAAAAGAACTTCTTCCTGTCAGAAAAGAGATGCAGATGATATTTCAGGATCCTTATGCATCTCTCAATCCCAGAATGGTGGTAAGGGATATCATAGCAGAGCCTCTGGAAATATTTGTAGAAAGAGGCCTTATGAAGCTGTCTAGCGTGGAAATAGACGAGACCGTAGAGCAACTTATGGAGAGGGTAGGACTGTCCTCTTCTTATAAAAATCGCTACCCACACGAGTTTTCCGGTGGACAGAGACAGAGAATAGGAATAGCCCGTGCTCTTGCTATACACCCCAAGCTCATCTTAGCTGATGAGCCGGTAAGTGCGCTTGATGTGTCCATACAATCGCAGATTCTCAACCTTCTTAAAGATTTGCAGGAAGAATTTGGCCTTTCTTACATATTTATAGCACATGACCTTGCTGTTATAGAGTTTATAAGTGACAGAATTGTTGTCATGTACTTGGGACGTGTCATGGAAATATCCCCATCTTCTGAGCTGTATAAAAAACCTCTGCATCCGTATACCAAGGCTCTTCTTTCTGCCATACCGATACCGGATCCCAAGGTGGAGAAAAAGCGTGAGAGAATTATCTTGTCTGGAGATGTTCCCTCACCTGATCAGGAGCGCCATGGTTGTTATTTTTATGACCGATGCCAGCACAGAATGGAAAAATGCAAGCATTCTATACCTGCACTTGATGGAGAAGGCGAGCATAAGGTGGCATGTTTTCTATATAGTGATAAAGAAGAAAATTGA
- a CDS encoding 1-acyl-sn-glycerol-3-phosphate acyltransferase produces the protein MNLPISQAYRDLIKEMITKARHPLEIDENSVWQEANKATRPYINKMLSELLEEGSRIEGIENLKQLYKQSKEGKSCLLLVEHYSNFDLPTLIYLLENMGEEGQEIADHIIAIAGLKLNEHNELVKAFTEAYSRIVIYPSRSLAKMDEETLRKEFPKSKAINRAAMHMLIEKKHSGNIILVFPSGTRYRPGKPETKKGVKEIDSYLKSFDLVCFVGIAGNILRINPDEHKMEDDIVCKDKIIFLVDTPQSAKDFREKAKESCPEGTDKKQWVADRIMEKLESLHTKAEELRKE, from the coding sequence ATGAATTTACCCATTTCTCAGGCATATAGAGACCTTATAAAAGAAATGATAACAAAGGCACGTCATCCTCTGGAAATCGACGAAAACAGTGTATGGCAGGAAGCTAACAAAGCCACACGACCGTATATAAATAAAATGCTATCAGAACTTCTGGAAGAAGGCAGCAGAATAGAAGGAATTGAAAATCTCAAACAACTGTACAAGCAATCAAAAGAAGGAAAATCCTGCCTTCTTCTTGTGGAACACTACAGCAATTTTGATCTTCCTACGCTTATATATCTGCTGGAAAATATGGGAGAAGAAGGACAGGAGATAGCAGATCATATAATAGCCATAGCAGGGCTCAAGCTCAACGAGCATAACGAGCTTGTAAAGGCTTTTACAGAAGCATATTCTCGTATCGTTATATATCCATCCAGAAGCCTCGCAAAAATGGACGAAGAAACCCTAAGAAAAGAATTTCCCAAAAGTAAAGCTATAAACAGAGCAGCTATGCACATGCTTATAGAGAAGAAACACAGCGGCAATATAATACTTGTATTCCCATCAGGGACAAGATACAGGCCGGGAAAACCGGAGACAAAAAAAGGAGTAAAAGAAATAGACTCTTATCTAAAAAGCTTTGACCTTGTGTGTTTTGTAGGAATAGCAGGAAACATTCTCAGAATAAATCCTGACGAACATAAAATGGAAGACGATATAGTATGCAAAGATAAGATTATTTTTCTGGTTGACACACCACAAAGTGCAAAGGATTTCAGAGAAAAGGCAAAAGAAAGCTGTCCGGAAGGCACAGATAAAAAGCAGTGGGTTGCAGACAGAATAATGGAAAAGCTTGAAAGCCTCCATACAAAGGCAGAAGAACTCAGAAAAGAATAA
- a CDS encoding UPF0158 family protein: MEFFELSPELIELIIFGMENQEEKQVFDTRSLVLCKKSSVPENDERYVDIPQWGPAQGYRLMETFVANLKNPLYKQELRDILVSGDRVFRRFKDAIKAHPFLERKWYWFKEKQLKREVMEWYNRLRELAGLESLPLEPDDVLDMSDLIEESFSFSDRKVDIVKEKAFLYEKLAESVGEDLRVVTKHLFYTMALYDDNIRHNMLECFLLEGDLAAFCWYYETDDFMCLNLIYVFSEFRDMGIGTLLVEKFCNMAEEKGKSYVIRLVGKGHPFSDKLKNMGMGKIEETVFPV; the protein is encoded by the coding sequence ATGGAGTTTTTTGAGCTTAGCCCCGAGCTTATAGAGCTAATCATCTTTGGTATGGAGAACCAGGAGGAAAAGCAGGTTTTTGATACCCGCAGTCTTGTTCTGTGCAAGAAAAGCAGTGTTCCGGAAAACGATGAGAGATATGTCGATATACCGCAATGGGGTCCTGCTCAAGGCTATCGCCTTATGGAGACTTTTGTAGCCAATCTTAAGAACCCGCTGTATAAACAGGAGCTGAGGGATATTCTTGTGTCTGGAGATAGAGTATTTCGCCGTTTTAAGGACGCTATAAAAGCTCATCCCTTTTTGGAAAGAAAGTGGTATTGGTTTAAGGAAAAGCAGCTTAAGAGAGAGGTTATGGAGTGGTATAACAGGCTCAGAGAACTTGCAGGTCTTGAATCTCTGCCTTTAGAGCCGGATGATGTACTGGATATGTCTGATCTTATAGAAGAAAGTTTTTCTTTTTCCGATAGAAAAGTGGATATTGTCAAAGAAAAAGCTTTTCTTTATGAAAAACTTGCTGAATCAGTAGGGGAAGACCTCCGTGTTGTTACAAAACATCTTTTTTACACTATGGCTTTGTATGATGATAATATAAGGCACAATATGCTTGAGTGTTTTCTTCTTGAGGGGGATTTGGCTGCTTTCTGCTGGTATTATGAGACAGATGATTTTATGTGCTTAAATCTGATATATGTTTTTTCTGAGTTTAGAGATATGGGGATAGGTACCCTGCTTGTAGAAAAGTTTTGCAATATGGCAGAAGAAAAAGGTAAAAGTTATGTTATAAGGCTTGTCGGAAAAGGCCATCCTTTTTCCGACAAGCTCAAAAATATGGGTATGGGAAAGATAGAAGAGACAGTTTTTCCCGTATGA
- a CDS encoding phosphatidylglycerol lysyltransferase domain-containing protein: MEKTASQECTAIKRYPQWSEINLSAREVLHPRLVMLPDGISEFTFANIYLFRHTYDYKISLLPNDTIAISGKKDGKSFFMLPCGLPDWENLEQLFSEHDYLKNLSESNIKENRVQLEIHGYKAEEDRDNFDYIYKREDLADLSGRKYHKKRNHIKTFINNYNYQEDPITKNNIEDALYVLEKWREEKGMDGDYKAAKEALLIAHTLRLRGYIYYIDGEPVAYTLGEALARGRMFAVHFEKALSGYKGIYQFINHAFAATLPKHYKYINREQDLGIPGLRQAKMSYHPSGFVRKYKITKA, encoded by the coding sequence ATGGAAAAAACAGCTTCACAAGAATGTACAGCTATAAAAAGATATCCCCAATGGTCAGAAATAAACCTCTCTGCAAGGGAAGTTCTTCATCCTAGACTTGTTATGCTTCCCGACGGGATATCGGAGTTCACATTTGCTAACATCTATCTTTTTAGGCATACGTATGATTATAAAATTTCTCTTCTTCCCAATGATACAATAGCTATATCAGGGAAAAAAGATGGAAAAAGCTTTTTTATGCTTCCATGTGGACTTCCAGACTGGGAAAACCTGGAACAGCTTTTCTCGGAGCATGATTATCTAAAAAATCTCTCAGAAAGCAATATAAAAGAGAACAGAGTGCAACTGGAGATACACGGATACAAAGCGGAAGAAGACAGAGACAATTTTGACTACATTTACAAAAGAGAAGACCTTGCAGACCTGTCCGGAAGAAAATATCACAAAAAAAGAAATCACATAAAGACGTTTATAAACAATTACAATTATCAGGAAGACCCCATAACAAAAAACAACATAGAAGATGCCCTATATGTTCTGGAAAAATGGAGGGAAGAAAAAGGCATGGACGGAGACTATAAGGCCGCAAAAGAAGCCCTCCTTATAGCCCACACCCTCAGACTAAGAGGCTACATATACTACATAGACGGAGAACCAGTAGCCTACACACTGGGGGAAGCACTTGCGCGAGGCAGAATGTTTGCAGTGCATTTTGAAAAAGCTCTATCAGGGTACAAAGGTATATACCAGTTTATAAACCACGCATTTGCCGCAACACTGCCAAAACACTACAAATACATAAACAGAGAGCAGGATCTTGGGATTCCCGGGTTGAGACAAGCAAAAATGAGCTATCATCCTAGCGGATTTGTAAGAAAATACAAGATAACAAAAGCATAA
- a CDS encoding ABC transporter ATP-binding protein, producing MSNYVLEVENLHTYFKTDNGVVKAVNGVSFKLKQGEILGIVGESGCGKSVTSLSLMKLVPSPPGKIVEGSIKYKGHDLIKYSEKDMQKIRGKDISMIFQDPMTSLNPFLRVSTQMIEAIMLHQKTDKEAAKKRAIDMLSQVGIPAPEKRIDSYPHQFSGGMRQRVMIAMALSCDPHILIADEPTTALDVTIQAQILELIKELSSKFGTSVIMITHDLGVVAGMCDRVNVMYAGKIVEHSPTYELFEKPAHPYTEALISAVPRLDRPSEERLNSIPGQPPNLINLPDCCPFYPRCPKVMDICKKQSPPEFKIAEDRTVRCWLHKDKGEENNG from the coding sequence ATGAGTAATTATGTACTAGAGGTAGAAAACCTGCACACATATTTTAAAACCGATAATGGAGTTGTAAAGGCTGTAAACGGAGTTTCTTTTAAGCTGAAACAGGGAGAGATTCTTGGCATAGTAGGTGAGTCGGGTTGCGGAAAATCTGTCACCAGTCTTTCTCTTATGAAATTGGTCCCCTCTCCTCCGGGGAAGATTGTGGAAGGAAGTATAAAATACAAGGGACATGACCTTATAAAATATTCCGAAAAAGACATGCAAAAAATACGTGGAAAAGATATTTCCATGATATTTCAGGACCCTATGACATCTTTAAATCCTTTTCTAAGAGTGTCAACACAAATGATAGAAGCTATAATGCTTCATCAGAAGACAGATAAAGAAGCTGCAAAAAAGAGAGCTATCGATATGTTGAGCCAGGTAGGTATACCTGCTCCGGAGAAGCGCATAGACTCCTATCCGCACCAGTTTTCCGGAGGCATGAGACAAAGGGTAATGATAGCCATGGCATTAAGCTGTGATCCCCATATACTCATAGCGGACGAACCTACCACAGCATTGGATGTAACGATTCAGGCACAGATACTGGAGCTTATAAAAGAGCTTTCTTCAAAATTTGGAACTTCTGTGATAATGATTACGCATGATCTTGGAGTTGTTGCCGGTATGTGTGACAGAGTCAACGTGATGTATGCCGGAAAAATAGTAGAACATTCTCCCACTTATGAGCTTTTTGAAAAACCTGCACATCCTTATACAGAAGCGCTCATCAGTGCTGTTCCCAGACTGGACAGACCATCCGAAGAAAGACTCAACTCCATCCCCGGACAGCCGCCCAATCTTATAAATCTGCCTGACTGTTGTCCATTTTATCCGCGCTGTCCTAAGGTCATGGATATCTGTAAAAAACAATCTCCTCCTGAGTTTAAGATAGCAGAGGACAGAACAGTAAGATGCTGGCTCCACAAGGATAAAGGAGAAGAAAATAATGGATAA
- a CDS encoding ABC transporter permease subunit: MGRYIFKRFLGLIPTLFIIITLSFFIIRFAPGGPFDSEKKLPKQILENIEKKYHLDEPLVMQYLRYMGNLLKGDLGPSLRYQDHDVSFYIVQTLPVSLLLGVISLFVALILGLFTGALSALKRNTWVDYTFMSIAVLGISIPLFVTGPILMLIFALVLKWLPTSGWINGRGGWATLIMPVLTLSFPYYANIARLFRASVLEVLQSDYIRTARAKGLSVRAIMLRHVFKGASIPVVSYLGPAFAGIVTGSVVVEQIFRIPGLGRYFVQSAFNRDYPLIMGTVVVYSVILVVMNFIVDIFYGILDPRVSYKD; this comes from the coding sequence ATGGGTAGATATATATTTAAGAGGTTTTTGGGGCTTATCCCCACTCTTTTTATTATTATTACATTGAGCTTTTTTATAATACGATTTGCTCCTGGGGGACCTTTTGATTCTGAGAAAAAACTTCCCAAGCAGATACTGGAGAATATAGAAAAAAAGTATCATCTGGACGAGCCTCTCGTTATGCAGTATTTGCGTTATATGGGGAACCTTCTCAAAGGAGATCTTGGACCTTCCCTTAGATATCAGGATCATGATGTGTCTTTTTATATTGTGCAGACATTGCCGGTTTCTTTGCTGCTGGGAGTGATTTCTCTTTTTGTCGCACTTATATTGGGGCTTTTTACAGGTGCTCTCAGTGCTCTAAAGAGAAATACTTGGGTGGACTATACTTTTATGTCCATTGCCGTGCTAGGTATATCTATACCTTTGTTTGTTACCGGCCCTATTCTTATGTTGATATTTGCTCTTGTTTTAAAGTGGCTTCCCACATCAGGATGGATAAACGGCAGAGGAGGCTGGGCAACCCTTATAATGCCGGTTTTAACTCTTTCTTTTCCTTATTATGCCAATATTGCAAGGCTTTTTAGAGCCAGTGTTTTGGAAGTTCTTCAGAGTGATTATATAAGAACTGCCAGAGCAAAGGGATTATCTGTGCGGGCTATAATGTTGAGGCATGTTTTTAAAGGAGCATCTATTCCTGTTGTAAGTTATCTGGGACCTGCTTTTGCCGGCATAGTAACAGGTTCGGTTGTTGTCGAGCAGATTTTTAGGATCCCAGGGCTTGGCAGATATTTTGTCCAATCCGCCTTTAACAGGGACTATCCGCTTATAATGGGTACGGTAGTTGTGTATTCTGTAATACTTGTCGTTATGAATTTCATTGTTGATATATTTTACGGCATCCTTGATCCAAGGGTCTCTTACAAGGATTAG
- a CDS encoding peptide ABC transporter substrate-binding protein, whose amino-acid sequence MKKILLSLFIVLSLFSLIVSCGQSQGKGGEFILNNGAEPESLDPHLISGVPEHRIYMALFEGLVAYDPKTATAVPGLAESWEFSDDNTVITFKLRQTTWSDGVPITAETVKKSWERMLSPELAAPYAWFPAMFLKGAAEYNAGDAGPDALGVEVVDKYTLKVELVGPLPYALDAFAHYSFAVVPLHAIEKYGKEWTSPDNFVGNGPFVLETWEPQNKITVVPNPKYWDKDAVKLSRVVYLPIEDNNTSYNMYLNGEIDWQTTVPTDRIKEAKLRDDYIKNPQLATYYYIFNNTKKPFDDPRVRKALSMAVNRQELVERVTQAGQITAYGIVPPMTGYKGVKGLGEDVEKAKALLAEAGYPNGEGFPEVEILYNTSEGHQKIAEFIQQQWKVNLGINVKLTNQEWKTYLTTRREGQFYIARAGWVGDYQDPNTFLDMFVTGGDMNDAFYSNPQYDELIHKAARMAPGPDRFATLMQAEELLITQDHAIMPLYFYVTINMIDTNKWGGWYPNVMDIHPLKNIYKK is encoded by the coding sequence GTGAAAAAAATTTTATTAAGTCTGTTTATAGTTTTATCACTTTTCTCACTTATTGTTTCTTGTGGTCAATCACAAGGAAAGGGAGGTGAGTTTATTCTCAACAATGGAGCAGAGCCAGAGTCTCTTGATCCGCATCTTATATCTGGTGTTCCAGAGCACAGGATATATATGGCTCTTTTTGAGGGCCTTGTGGCATATGATCCCAAGACTGCTACGGCTGTACCTGGGCTTGCAGAGAGTTGGGAGTTTAGCGATGATAATACTGTTATCACTTTTAAGCTAAGACAGACAACTTGGTCTGACGGTGTTCCTATTACTGCTGAGACGGTCAAGAAATCCTGGGAAAGGATGCTAAGCCCGGAGCTCGCAGCTCCTTATGCATGGTTTCCTGCCATGTTTCTCAAGGGAGCAGCAGAGTATAATGCAGGCGATGCAGGCCCTGATGCCCTTGGTGTAGAGGTCGTGGATAAATATACCCTTAAGGTAGAGCTTGTAGGTCCTTTGCCCTATGCCCTTGATGCATTTGCTCATTATTCTTTTGCTGTTGTTCCACTTCATGCGATAGAAAAGTATGGTAAAGAATGGACAAGTCCTGATAACTTTGTAGGAAACGGTCCCTTTGTTCTTGAGACTTGGGAGCCTCAGAATAAAATTACAGTTGTACCCAACCCCAAGTACTGGGATAAGGATGCTGTAAAACTTTCTAGGGTTGTTTATCTGCCAATAGAAGATAATAATACTTCTTATAATATGTATCTCAATGGTGAGATTGACTGGCAGACTACTGTTCCTACGGATAGGATAAAAGAAGCAAAGTTGAGAGATGATTATATAAAAAACCCACAGCTTGCTACTTATTATTACATCTTTAACAACACAAAAAAGCCTTTTGACGATCCCCGAGTAAGAAAGGCTCTTTCTATGGCAGTAAACAGGCAGGAGCTTGTTGAGCGTGTTACTCAGGCTGGACAGATTACTGCATACGGTATAGTGCCTCCTATGACAGGTTATAAGGGTGTAAAAGGATTAGGAGAAGATGTGGAGAAGGCAAAAGCTCTTCTCGCAGAAGCAGGATATCCCAATGGAGAAGGCTTTCCTGAGGTGGAAATCCTGTATAACACATCAGAAGGTCATCAGAAGATAGCAGAGTTTATACAGCAGCAGTGGAAGGTCAATCTTGGTATAAACGTAAAGCTTACTAATCAGGAATGGAAAACCTATCTTACAACAAGAAGAGAAGGGCAGTTCTATATTGCTCGTGCCGGCTGGGTTGGAGACTACCAGGACCCCAACACATTTCTTGATATGTTTGTAACCGGCGGAGATATGAACGACGCTTTTTACAGCAATCCTCAGTACGACGAGCTTATACATAAGGCTGCAAGAATGGCACCTGGACCCGATAGGTTTGCTACTCTTATGCAGGCTGAGGAGCTTTTGATAACTCAGGATCATGCAATAATGCCTCTGTATTTTTATGTTACTATAAATATGATAGATACCAATAAGTGGGGCGGATGGTATCCCAATGTAATGGACATACATCCTCTCAAGAACATTTATAAGAAATAA